A stretch of the Bacillota bacterium genome encodes the following:
- a CDS encoding sulfurtransferase TusA family protein → MKREIDARGLSCPLPVLRTRAALEEGCEEVEVRVDSGVARENVTVFARGKGYSVKVNPAREGEWLLYLRKEG, encoded by the coding sequence ATGAAGAGAGAAATCGATGCCCGGGGTTTAAGCTGCCCGCTGCCTGTTTTGCGTACCAGAGCGGCCCTGGAAGAAGGGTGTGAAGAAGTAGAGGTGAGGGTTGACAGCGGGGTGGCACGGGAAAATGTAACTGTTTTTGCTCGAGGGAAGGGATATTCTGTGAAAGTAAACCCGGCCAGGGAAGGAGAATGGCTTCTCTACCTCCGGAAGGAGGGCTGA